One stretch of Equus przewalskii isolate Varuska chromosome 9, EquPr2, whole genome shotgun sequence DNA includes these proteins:
- the LOC139073531 gene encoding galactoside alpha-(1,2)-fucosyltransferase 2-like: MLSTQAPFFFPMGHFILFVFVASTIFHIQQRLAKIQRTGELVPAMRPALETMERTTTNQPPVPRGMWTINAVGRLGNQMGEYATLYALAKMNGRPAYIPARMHDALAPIFRITLPVLHGDTASRIPWRNYHLNDWMEERYRHIPGDYVRFIGTPCSWTVYHHLHEEILQEFTLHDHVREEAQKYLRGLQVNGSRPSTFVGVHVRRGDYVRIMPQVWKGVVADRRYLEKALDWFRARYSSVVFVVTSNGMAWCRENIDASRGDVVFAGDGKEGSPAKDFALLTQCNHTVMTIGTFGIWAAYLAGGETIYLANYTLPDSPFLKVFKPEAAFLPEWIGIPADLSPLLKH, encoded by the coding sequence ATGCTCAGCACTCAGgcgcctttcttcttccccatggGCCACTTCATCCTCTTCGTCTTCGTGGCTTCCACCATATTTCACATTCAGCAGCGGCTAGCAAAGATTCAACGCACAGGGGAGTTGGTGCCGGCGATGAGGCCAGCGCTGGAGACGATGGAGAGAACCACCACGAACCAGCCACCAGTCCCAAGGGGTATGTGGACGATCAATGCAGTAGGCCGCTTGGGGAACCAGATGGGTGAGTATGCCACCCTGTACGCGCTCGCCAAGATGAACGGCCGGCCGGCCTACATCCCGGCCCGGATGCACGACGCCCTGGCCCCCATCTTCAGGATCACCCTCCCCGTCCTGCATGGCGACACGGCCAGCAGGATCCCATGGCGGAACTACCACCTGAACGACTGGATGGAGGAGCGGTACCGCCACATTCCCGGGGACTACGTGCGCTTCATCGGCACCCCCTGCTCCTGGACCGTCTACCACCACCTCCACGAGGAGATCCTCCAGGAGTTCACGCTGCACGACCACGTGCGGGAGGAGGCCCAGAAATATCTGCGGGGTCTGCAGGTGAATGGCAGCCGGCCGAGCACCTTCGTGGGGGTCCACGTTCGCCGGGGGGACTACGTGCGCATCATGCCGCAGGTGTGGAAGGGTGTGGTGGCCGATCGGCGATACCTGGAGAAGGCCCTGGACTGGTTCCGGGCTCGCTACAGCTCTGTCGTCTTCGTCGTCACCAGCAACGGCATGGCCTGGTGTCGGGAAAACATCGATGCCTCCCGTGGCGATGTGGTGTTTGCTGGTGATGGCAAAGAGGGCTCGCCCGCCAAGGACTTTGCGCTGCTCACGCAGTGTAACCACACCGTCATGACCATTGGGACCTTCGGGATCTGGGCCGCCTACCTGGCGGGTGGAGAGACCATCTACCTGGCCAATTACACCCTCCCGGACTCTCCCTTCCTCAAAGTCTTTAAACCAGAGGCGGCCTTCCTGCCCGAGTGGATTGGGATCCCAGCAGACCTGTCACCGCTACTCAAGCACTGA
- the LOC103553326 gene encoding galactoside alpha-(1,2)-fucosyltransferase 2, translated as MLSTQAPFFFPMGHFILFVFVASTIFHIQQRLAKIQRTGELVPAMRPALETVERTTTNQPPIPRGMWTINAIGRLGNQMGEYATLYALAKMNGRPAYIPARMHDALAPIFRITLPVLHGDTASRIPWRNYHLNDWMEERYRHIPGDYVRLTGYPCSWTFYHHLREEILQEFTLHDHVREEAQKYLRGLQVNGSRPSTFVGVHVRRGDYVHVMPQVWKGVVADRRYLEKALDWFRARYSSVVFVVTSNGMAWCRENIDASRGDVVFAGDGKEGSPAKDFALLTQCNHTVMTIGTFGIWAAYLAGGETIYLANYTLPDSPFLKVFKPEAAFLPEWIGIPADLSPLLKH; from the coding sequence ATGCTCAGCACTCAGgcgcctttcttcttccccatggGCCACTTCATCCTCTTCGTCTTTGTGGCTTCCACCATATTTCACATTCAGCAGCGGCTAGCAAAGATTCAACGCACAGGGGAGTTGGTGCCGGCGATGAGGCCAGCGCTGGAGACCGTGGAGAGAACCACCACCAACCAGCCACCCATCCCAAGGGGTATGTGGACGATCAATGCAATAGGTCGCCTGGGGAACCAGATGGGTGAGTATGCCACCCTGTACGCGCTCGCCAAGATGAACGGCCGGCCGGCCTACATCCCGGCCCGGATGCACGACGCCCTGGCCCCCATCTTCAGGATCACCCTCCCCGTCCTGCATGGCGACACGGCCAGCAGGATCCCATGGCGGAACTACCACCTGAACGACTGGATGGAGGAGCGGTACCGCCACATTCCTGGGGACTATGTGCGCCTCACTGGCTACCCCTGCTCCTGGACCTTCTACCACCACCTCCGTGAGGAGATCCTCCAGGAGTTCACGCTGCACGACCACGTGCGGGAGGAGGCCCAGAAATATCTGCGGGGTCTGCAGGTGAATGGCAGCCGGCCGAGCACCTTTGTGGGGGTCCACGTGCGCCGGGGGGACTATGTGCACGTCATGCCACAGGTGTGGAAGGGTGTGGTGGCCGATCGGCGATACCTGGAGAAGGCCCTGGACTGGTTCCGGGCTCGCTACAGCTCTGTCGTCTTCGTTGTCACCAGCAACGGCATGGCCTGGTGTCGGGAAAACATCGATGCCTCCCGTGGCGATGTGGTGTTTGCTGGTGATGGCAAAGAGGGCTCGCCCGCCAAGGACTTTGCGCTGCTCACGCAGTGTAACCACACCGTCATGACCATTGGGACCTTCGGGATCTGGGCCGCCTACCTGGCGGGTGGAGAGACCATCTACCTGGCCAATTACACCCTCCCGGACTCTCCCTTCCTCAAAGTCTTTAAACCAGAGGCAGCCTTCCTGCCCGAGTGGATTGGGATCCCAGCAGACCTGTCACCGCTACTCAAGCACTGA